A single genomic interval of Bacillus sp. es.036 harbors:
- the pgsC gene encoding poly-gamma-glutamate biosynthesis protein PgsC — MFGSDLYISLVIGVILSLIYAEKTGILPAGLIVPGYLALSFDQPIFMLTMFIISLLTYLIVQHGIAKFTILYGRRKFAAMLTTGIALKLALDFAYPIIPFEIFELRGIGVIVPGLIANTIQKQGVVPTLGSTILLSGITFLIMFSYYLI, encoded by the coding sequence GTGTTTGGTTCGGATTTATATATTTCTTTAGTTATCGGTGTTATTTTAAGTTTGATTTATGCAGAAAAAACGGGGATTCTTCCAGCAGGATTAATTGTTCCAGGCTATCTTGCGTTAAGTTTTGATCAACCGATTTTCATGTTAACGATGTTTATTATTAGTTTACTAACCTATTTAATTGTTCAGCATGGAATAGCGAAATTTACGATTCTATATGGTCGACGAAAATTTGCGGCGATGTTAACAACAGGAATTGCATTAAAACTTGCTTTGGATTTCGCTTATCCTATTATACCTTTTGAAATATTTGAGTTACGTGGGATTGGTGTTATTGTACCTGGTTTGATCGCAAATACGATTCAAAAACAGGGTGTTGTACCAACACTGGGTAGTACTATACTCCTTAGCGGTATTACATTCTTAATCATGTTCTCATATTATCTTATTTAG
- the pgsB gene encoding poly-gamma-glutamate synthase PgsB, whose translation MLLIPFILCLVLAIGIYEHRQHQKNIESLPVRVNINGIRGKSTVTRLVTGVLVEANMRTVGKTTGTSARMMYWNTREEKPIKRRLEGPNIREQKMVVKEAADLNAEALVSECMAVNPDYQVIFQKQMLQANIGVIVNVLEDHLDVMGPTLDEVAEAFTATIPYNGHLIITESPYEEYYKEIAKKRNTKVIVADNSRISDEFLLKFEYMVFPDNASLALAVAEAIGIDEETAFKGMLNAQPDPGAMRILPLGNPNSPAFFVNGFAANDAASTLNIWERVDQLGYPSKKPIVIMNCREDRVDRTEQFARDVLPYIEAHTLVLIGETTSPIASAFEAGVIPADHLLDLEHYTTDQIFTELEPFLNDKVLYGVGNIHGAAEPLIEKLNQYKFKQQVS comes from the coding sequence ATGCTACTTATTCCTTTTATATTGTGTCTCGTATTAGCTATTGGCATTTATGAGCACAGACAACATCAAAAAAACATTGAGAGTTTACCAGTTAGGGTGAACATTAATGGAATTCGAGGAAAATCAACTGTTACCAGGCTAGTGACAGGCGTACTTGTGGAAGCAAATATGCGAACAGTTGGGAAGACAACAGGTACGTCTGCAAGAATGATGTATTGGAACACAAGAGAAGAAAAACCAATCAAGAGAAGACTTGAAGGACCTAATATACGTGAACAGAAAATGGTTGTTAAAGAAGCCGCTGACTTAAATGCAGAAGCGTTAGTTAGTGAATGTATGGCGGTTAATCCAGACTATCAAGTAATTTTTCAAAAACAAATGCTTCAAGCGAATATTGGTGTTATTGTGAATGTTCTTGAAGACCACCTGGATGTCATGGGACCAACGTTAGATGAAGTGGCAGAAGCGTTTACTGCAACGATTCCATATAACGGGCATTTGATTATTACTGAATCACCTTATGAAGAGTACTACAAGGAAATTGCGAAGAAAAGAAATACAAAAGTTATTGTAGCCGATAACTCAAGAATTTCTGATGAATTTCTTCTGAAGTTTGAATATATGGTCTTCCCCGATAATGCCTCTCTCGCCCTTGCGGTTGCAGAAGCAATTGGTATTGACGAAGAAACCGCGTTTAAAGGAATGTTGAATGCTCAGCCAGATCCTGGCGCAATGAGAATTCTACCTCTAGGTAATCCAAATTCTCCTGCCTTTTTTGTGAATGGGTTCGCAGCGAATGACGCAGCATCTACGCTTAATATATGGGAGCGCGTCGATCAGCTAGGCTATCCTTCGAAAAAACCGATCGTGATTATGAATTGCAGAGAAGACCGCGTAGATCGTACAGAGCAATTTGCAAGAGACGTTCTTCCTTATATAGAAGCACACACGCTTGTATTAATTGGAGAAACGACAAGTCCGATTGCAAGTGCATTTGAGGCTGGAGTCATTCCAGCAGATCATTTACTTGATCTTGAGCATTATACAACAGATCAGATTTTTACTGAATTAGAGCCGTTTTTGAACGACAAGGTACTATATGGTGTGGGAAATATTCACGGGGCTGCTGAACCATTGATTGAAAAGCTCAATCAGTACAAGTTTAAGCAGCAAGTCAGCTAG
- the sipW gene encoding signal peptidase I SipW codes for MKKVLSTLGTFVNIILFAALACMVFIVISSKASGGEPNILGYQIKTVLSGSMEPTFLTGSVIAVDPDIDQNSFQKDDIVTFMQDQNTLVTHRIIGVEKNGESVIYETKGDNNDGPDTQPLLAENVVGEYTGITIPYLGKMIAFANSKAGAIYLLIVPGLLLILYSAITIWLTLSRFVDSKEIEATKSETSS; via the coding sequence TTGAAGAAAGTGCTGAGCACTCTTGGTACCTTTGTCAATATTATTCTGTTTGCTGCATTAGCCTGTATGGTCTTTATCGTAATCTCTTCAAAAGCATCTGGAGGAGAACCTAATATATTGGGATATCAAATTAAGACAGTTTTATCCGGCTCAATGGAACCAACTTTCCTAACTGGTTCTGTCATAGCTGTTGATCCAGATATTGATCAGAATAGCTTCCAGAAAGATGACATTGTTACATTTATGCAGGATCAGAATACGCTAGTCACCCACCGTATTATTGGAGTAGAAAAAAACGGCGAGTCAGTTATTTATGAAACAAAAGGTGACAACAACGATGGACCCGATACGCAGCCGTTACTTGCAGAGAACGTGGTGGGTGAATATACCGGAATCACTATCCCTTACTTAGGGAAAATGATTGCATTTGCCAATTCGAAAGCAGGTGCCATTTACCTTCTAATTGTACCTGGACTCCTCTTAATACTCTACTCTGCCATTACGATTTGGCTAACTTTAAGTAGATTTGTAGATAGTAAAGAAATTGAAGCAACGAAATCTGAAACTAGTTCATAA
- a CDS encoding TasA family protein: protein MSIKKKLAMGVMTGALGLTLVGGGTYAAFNDTATINNHFASGELDLKVGKSGNKPISFDLSNLKPGDNVQRIFTLNNAGSLAIKDVLMDATASNFSDEEGDSTKNDFLDQFEIDFMNVDTETNQWQPRGDVIKSGEKLTLKDLVNGDVSKVKGDHVVGNRINLASIASGDDRGIPVSPPDTDDVFIQITFKDVDTKSGGEYVQNKYMNASVDFFFNLEATQWDGVNVDSHNGNGAVNNGVQSSSDGTNDTPNPKTTGTSDSEEVTD from the coding sequence ATGAGCATTAAAAAGAAATTAGCAATGGGCGTTATGACAGGGGCACTAGGGCTTACATTAGTTGGGGGAGGTACATATGCTGCGTTTAATGACACAGCTACGATTAACAATCATTTTGCCTCTGGAGAGCTTGATTTAAAAGTGGGGAAATCAGGCAATAAACCAATTAGTTTTGACTTATCGAATTTAAAACCTGGCGATAATGTTCAAAGGATCTTTACTCTTAACAATGCAGGATCTCTTGCGATTAAAGACGTCTTAATGGATGCAACTGCAAGCAATTTTAGCGATGAAGAAGGCGACTCAACGAAAAATGATTTCCTTGACCAGTTTGAAATTGACTTTATGAATGTTGATACTGAAACTAATCAATGGCAGCCAAGAGGCGATGTCATTAAGTCAGGTGAGAAACTTACACTTAAAGATCTGGTGAATGGGGATGTTTCAAAAGTTAAAGGGGATCACGTAGTAGGCAATAGAATTAATCTTGCTTCCATTGCAAGTGGTGATGACCGTGGTATTCCAGTCAGTCCTCCAGATACTGATGACGTATTTATCCAAATTACATTCAAAGATGTTGACACTAAGTCTGGTGGAGAATATGTTCAAAATAAATACATGAATGCAAGTGTGGACTTCTTCTTTAATCTAGAAGCTACACAGTGGGATGGCGTTAACGTCGACTCTCATAACGGTAACGGGGCTGTAAACAATGGCGTACAAAGTTCTTCTGATGGAACGAACGACACTCCTAACCCTAAAACTACTGGAACTTCTGATTCTGAGGAAGTAACTGATTAA
- a CDS encoding transposase → MPRKARQKSRTGIYHIIYRGANRQEIFHDNEDWLQFLQTLEKYSTLYKVKIYAWCLMSNHVHLLLKEGNEDISITIKRIAVSFVKYYHFKYNTSGHLFEDRFKSENVETVEYLLTVVRYIHQNPLKARMVRTLDEWEWSSCRAYYQLTSVTRLVDCNLILNMFGKDRAMAIERFKEFNETVNDDRCLEDFDSERKRLTDDEARVVIKGLLGKLEIAQVKSLAREKRDPILRRLKAVEGLSQRQMARILGVSQTLIYRA, encoded by the coding sequence ATGCCTCGTAAAGCGAGACAAAAAAGCCGTACAGGAATCTATCACATTATCTATAGAGGAGCAAACAGACAGGAAATCTTTCACGATAATGAAGATTGGCTTCAATTCCTTCAAACTCTCGAAAAGTACTCAACCCTGTACAAGGTTAAAATCTATGCGTGGTGTTTAATGAGCAATCACGTTCACCTTCTGCTGAAAGAAGGGAACGAAGACATTTCTATCACAATAAAGCGCATCGCCGTAAGCTTCGTCAAATACTATCATTTTAAATACAACACATCCGGCCATCTATTTGAGGATCGATTTAAAAGTGAGAATGTCGAGACAGTGGAGTATCTCCTTACCGTCGTTCGCTACATTCATCAAAACCCTCTAAAAGCTAGAATGGTAAGAACTCTGGATGAATGGGAGTGGAGTAGCTGTAGGGCGTATTATCAACTAACTTCAGTAACCCGTTTGGTAGATTGTAATTTGATATTAAACATGTTTGGAAAAGACCGAGCGATGGCTATTGAGAGGTTCAAGGAGTTTAACGAGACAGTAAACGACGATCGGTGTTTAGAGGATTTCGACTCTGAAAGGAAAAGGTTGACCGATGATGAAGCGAGAGTTGTGATTAAAGGATTACTTGGAAAGCTGGAAATCGCTCAGGTGAAAAGTTTGGCGAGAGAGAAACGGGATCCGATTTTACGAAGGTTGAAAGCTGTAGAGGGGTTATCGCAAAGGCAGATGGCAAGGATCTTGGGAGTTTCGCAGACTTTGATTTATAGGGCTTGA
- a CDS encoding YifB family Mg chelatase-like AAA ATPase: MSAKVTSIGLKGLEGYRVQVEVQVTEGIETVIIVGLPDASVKESKERVSAALYSIGFPLVDSKVVINLSPSEQKKNGPLFDLPIAIGILKELKAIKDKIPLNTGFIGALSLDGTVLPVEGMIAAILAAKKLQLQTLFLPFDPTIPLVEIDELELVYIQTIQDVVDLLSGQQILSVNKPKESTDERFHFQRNFNQVIGHDFAKRALEIAASGEHYLLMDGPPGCGKSLLAETFPSILPPLSKEAQLEKISLYQLAGAPYDSLTLPSYRHPHHSASSVSIIGGGTNPKPGEVSLAHRGVLFLDELGEFSKKTLDMLRQPMENEKVTISRVHSTITYPAKFIFIAAMNPCPCGYFDSSDHYCTCSEKQIKAYKSRVSGPILDRIDILLSLKPVNLKGNHFSGIESSEEVKNRVIAARERQYARYGKEICNGSVSFEQLTSSSPLTPLQQQNLQSLSSAQGFSNRVQIKIIRLARTIADLKGDDIISDEAIEEALLLRKLSLRSIQSFHKKSLTGENHNVHYK, translated from the coding sequence ATGTCCGCAAAAGTAACAAGCATCGGATTAAAAGGTTTAGAAGGTTACCGCGTTCAGGTAGAAGTACAAGTAACGGAAGGGATTGAGACCGTTATCATCGTTGGACTCCCGGATGCCTCTGTTAAAGAATCGAAGGAGCGGGTGTCGGCGGCGCTTTATAGTATAGGATTTCCTTTAGTGGATTCGAAAGTTGTGATTAACCTTTCTCCATCTGAGCAGAAAAAGAATGGCCCGTTATTTGATCTTCCTATCGCGATCGGTATTCTGAAAGAACTTAAAGCGATTAAGGACAAGATCCCTCTGAACACCGGATTTATTGGTGCACTATCTCTAGATGGTACGGTTCTACCGGTTGAGGGGATGATTGCCGCGATTTTAGCCGCGAAAAAGTTGCAGCTTCAAACGTTATTCCTTCCATTTGACCCCACAATTCCTTTGGTAGAAATTGACGAGCTGGAATTGGTATACATCCAGACAATACAGGACGTAGTCGATCTACTCTCCGGTCAACAGATCCTGTCAGTGAATAAGCCAAAAGAATCGACAGATGAACGCTTTCATTTTCAACGGAACTTCAATCAAGTAATCGGCCATGACTTCGCAAAGCGGGCATTAGAAATCGCCGCAAGCGGAGAGCACTATCTTCTCATGGATGGTCCGCCAGGCTGTGGAAAAAGTCTTTTAGCTGAAACGTTCCCATCCATCCTCCCGCCGCTATCAAAGGAAGCCCAACTTGAAAAGATCAGCTTATATCAATTAGCTGGCGCCCCATACGACTCGCTCACTTTGCCATCCTATCGTCACCCTCATCATTCAGCTTCATCTGTCTCAATCATTGGTGGAGGAACCAACCCGAAGCCCGGTGAAGTTTCGCTTGCTCACCGAGGTGTGTTATTTCTCGATGAACTAGGAGAATTCTCAAAGAAGACGCTCGATATGTTGAGGCAACCTATGGAGAATGAGAAGGTGACGATCAGCCGCGTCCATTCCACCATTACGTATCCTGCGAAATTTATCTTCATCGCTGCAATGAACCCCTGCCCATGTGGCTACTTTGATTCAAGCGACCACTATTGTACCTGTTCTGAAAAACAAATCAAAGCTTACAAAAGTCGTGTATCGGGTCCTATTTTAGATCGAATCGATATCCTACTCTCGTTAAAACCAGTGAATCTGAAAGGAAATCATTTTAGTGGTATCGAATCATCAGAAGAAGTGAAAAATCGTGTAATCGCTGCAAGAGAAAGGCAATACGCCCGCTACGGTAAAGAAATTTGCAACGGGAGCGTTTCATTTGAGCAACTCACAAGCAGTAGCCCTCTAACACCACTCCAGCAACAAAACCTCCAATCTTTATCAAGTGCACAGGGATTCAGCAATCGCGTGCAAATCAAAATCATTCGACTGGCGAGAACGATAGCTGATTTGAAAGGCGACGACATCATTTCAGATGAAGCCATTGAAGAAGCCCTTCTATTACGGAAACTATCTCTCCGTTCAATCCAATCCTTCCACAAAAAATCACTCACAGGAGAAAACCATAATGTGCACTACAAATAG